From a single Rutidosis leptorrhynchoides isolate AG116_Rl617_1_P2 chromosome 5, CSIRO_AGI_Rlap_v1, whole genome shotgun sequence genomic region:
- the LOC139850318 gene encoding tetrahydroberberine oxidase-like: MSQLSTLIVLVLTFSFSESLSTIHDAVPNSKHFISCLRFNSNDHLSRLVYTPDNSSFLPIWQVAINNLRFNKSSTPKPSIIVTPHNESQIQTTLLCTKKHGYQIRIRCGGHDFEALSSSASVPFVMLDLNNMRSVDVDVANRTAWVQGGAVLGEVYYAISQKTNTLYFPAGLCPTVGVGGYLSGGGYGPLMRKYGLGADNVVDVRFMDVNGNILDRKSMGEDLFWAIRGGRASSFGIVLAWKLRLVPVPELVTFFLVNKTLEEGATNIFHKYQYVMPTIDRNLLIRVQISSENTKHVKKKTIRMLFYGIYQGTIDTLLPLMDEKFPELNVTREICEEMRMVQASLVFAGYPSNTSTEVLASRSSVQKLNSKNKLDYVRKPIPKSGLKKIWRKMFENDISEFVLVHPFGGKMDEYSDIATPYPHRAGVLYQFHQMVTFYDQTSDTTPVSLQRINWLRSFNEFITPYVSKNPREAYLNYNDLDLGVGSATYKEASVWGERYFKRHNFKKLIRIKVKVDPHNFFKYLQSIPVF; the protein is encoded by the coding sequence ATGTCACAACTAAGTACCCTAATTGTCTTGGTTTTAACCTTTTCATTTTCCGAATCTTTATCCACCATTCATGATGCTGTACCAAATTCCAAACATTTTATAAGCTGCCTCCGTTTCAACTCAAATGATCATTTGTCTCGACTCGTTTACACCCCAGATAATTCGTCGTTCCTACCCATATGGCAAGTTGCTATCAACAATCTTAGATTCAATAAATCATCCACTCCTAAACCATCCATTATCGTAACTCCCCACAACGAAAGCCAGATCCAAACAACACTTTTATGCACCAAGAAACACGGATACCAAATCAGAATCCGGTGCGGTGGTCATGACTTCGAGGCACTCTCGTCGTCTGCTAGTGTTCCGTTTGTCATGCTTGATCTCAACAACATGAGGTCTGTAGACGTGGACGTTGCAAATAGGACCGCATGGGTCCAAGGTGGCGCCGTGCTTGGTGAAGTGTACTACGCTATTTCTCAAAAGACCAACACTTTGTATTTTCCGGCTGGTCTTTGTCCCACGGTCGGTGTTGGTGGGTACTTGAGTGGTGGTGGCTATGGACCACTAATGAGGAAATATGGTCTTGGTGCTGATAATGTTGTGGATGTTCGGTTCATGGATGTAAATGGAAATATTCTTGATAGAAAGTCAATGGGCGAAGATTTGTTTTGGGCAATTCGTGGTGGTCGAGCTTCTAGTTTTGGAATTGTTCTTGCTTGGAAGTTGAGGTTGGTTCCGGTGCCGGAATTAGTAACCTTTTTCTTGGTGAATAAAACTTTGGAGGAAGGCGCGACgaatatttttcataaatatcaataTGTTATGCCAACTATTGATCGGAATTTGTTGATAAGAGTTCAAATTAGCAGCGAAAATACTAAACATGTCAAGAAGAAAACAATACGAATGTTATTTTATGGAATTTATCAGGGAACAATTGACACTTTGCTTCCATTAATGGACGAAAAGTTCCCCGAGCTTAACGTCACAAGAGAAATATGTGAAGAAATGAGAATGGTCCAAGCGAGCCTAGTATTTGCAGGCTATCCAAGCAACACCTCAACTGAGGTTCTTGCAAGCCGATCTTCAGTACAAAAGCTCAACAGTAAAAACAAACTAGACTATGTACGTAAACCAATCCCCAAAAGTGGGCTCAAAAAGATATGGAGGAAGATGTTTGAAAACGACATATCAGAATTTGTGTTGGTGCACCCTTTTGGAGGAAAAATGGACGAGTACTCAGATATAGCAACTCCATATCCTCATAGAGCTGGAGTGTTGTACCAGTTTCACCAAATGGTTACTTTTTATGATCAAACTTCGGACACAACGCCAGTATCGCTACAACGTATAAATTGGTTGAGAAGCTTCAATGAGTTTATAACGCCTTATGTGTCAAAGAACCCAAGAGAGGCGTATTTGAACTACAACGATCTTGATTTGGGTGTTGGAAGTGCTACTTATAAAGAAGCAAGTGTTTGGGGTGAAAGGTACTTTAAGAGACACAATTTCAAGAAGTTGATTCGTATCAAGGTGAAAGTTGATCCACACAATTTCTTTAAGTATCTTCAAAGCATACCAGTTTTTTAG